In Mucinivorans hirudinis, the DNA window CACTAGGTGGGTATTTACTGTTATCCGCCTGCACCATTCTAAGGATTTGCTTCTGTAAATCAACCATATCAAAATCTATTTTGTTTATAAATTCAAGGTTATCAATTTTATCAAAACAAAACAAGCCCCGAATAAATCAGGGCTTGTTGAAAATTAACTTCCGAAGTTATCGAACATAATGTTCTCGGGGGGAACGCCCAGTGAGTCGAGCATTTTCACTACTGCATCAATCATCATAGGAGGACCGCAGAGGTAATACTCAATGTCCTCCGGTGCTTCGTGATTTTTCAGGTATTCATCATAAATAACTTGGTGAATGAAACCCGTTTTACCCTTCCAGTTATCCTCGGGCAGTGCGTCCGATAGTGCCACCGTATAGTTGAAGTTAGGGAACTCGGCTGCTATGCGGTCATAATCTTCCTGATAGAACATTTCGCGAAGTGAACGAGCTCCATACCAGAATGTTGCCTTCTTGTCCCACCTCTTAGTAAGGAACAGGTCGAAGATATGAGAACGCATTGGTGCCATACCCGCACCACCGCCGATAAACATCTTTTCGGCAGGTGTCTCACGCATAAAGAACTCGCCATAAGGACCAGAAATGGTCACCTTATCTCCCGGTTTACGCGAGAATATATAGGAAGAGCACACACCCGCCGGAACATTCATAAAGTTACAAGCCGCTCTGTCCCAAGGCGGAGTTGCGATACGGATATTGAGCATCACGATATTGCCCTCGGCGGGGTGGTTAGCCATAGAATATGCACGGAAGGTCTCCTCCGTATTTTTCATCTTCAAATCCCAAATCTTCATTTTGTCCCAGTCCTCGCGATATTCGGGTTGAATATCGAAATCCTTGAAATCAACCTCATATTTAGGAACATCAATTTGGATATAACCGCCGGCACGGAAATTAAGAGTCTCACCCTCGGGTAGTTTAACCACAAACTCCTTGATGAAGGTGGCAACATTGTCATTCGACACAACCTCACACTCCCACTTCTTCACACCCAGAACCTCCTCCTCGATATGAATCTTCATATCCTCCTTGACCTTAACCTGACAACCCAAACGCCACTTTTCAGCTTGCTGACGACGGGTAAAGAAGTTGGTTTCGGTTGGCAAAATTTCGCCGCCACCCTCCATAATCTGGCACTTGCACATACCGCA includes these proteins:
- a CDS encoding Na(+)-translocating NADH-quinone reductase subunit F produces the protein MNYLPIIVAIIAFLVVVLVLVAVLLYAKKKLMPSGNVTIDINHGERVFESEMGGTLLSTLGNNGIFLPSACGGGGSCGMCKCQIMEGGGEILPTETNFFTRRQQAEKWRLGCQVKVKEDMKIHIEEEVLGVKKWECEVVSNDNVATFIKEFVVKLPEGETLNFRAGGYIQIDVPKYEVDFKDFDIQPEYREDWDKMKIWDLKMKNTEETFRAYSMANHPAEGNIVMLNIRIATPPWDRAACNFMNVPAGVCSSYIFSRKPGDKVTISGPYGEFFMRETPAEKMFIGGGAGMAPMRSHIFDLFLTKRWDKKATFWYGARSLREMFYQEDYDRIAAEFPNFNYTVALSDALPEDNWKGKTGFIHQVIYDEYLKNHEAPEDIEYYLCGPPMMIDAVVKMLDSLGVPPENIMFDNFGS